One window of the Devosia sp. 2618 genome contains the following:
- a CDS encoding DUF2264 domain-containing protein encodes MILDSFAQNPLRTREDAARLLGDLVRPLEAYVSPGGARVKLGGHGVLYKTSGAELEGFSRRLWGLVPLAEGGAAVDWSRINAGLAAGTDPNNPEYWGGNFDNNDQRFVEMAAIAYGLIANPSGFAALQPEAKERLLTWLSNINERAIPPNNWHFFRLIVNRASEVHGRTPSASADTDSLAAIESFWRGDGWYSDGNRPQLDYYVSFALHYYGLLLSAHPTPTTAPMLDTWRERAREFAADFELWFARDGGAIPFGRSMNYRFAQGAFWGALAYAGVEALPWGRIKNLWLSHLRWWQNRPIFDRDGVLSVGYGYPNLIMAESYNSAASPYWATKVFLPLALPDDHPFWQAEEIEADAGTTHRVQKHPMMIVTRDDSHAWALSSGQTNIGFPKCIEKYAKFAYSSAFGFSVENTEVLEQASVDSMLALSDDGQHFRVRERVTAQQTFDDGLLCQWEPFDDVRITTWLAPLGRWHLRAHRIETGRKLMTREGGFAVAISDELGGNSIMPQLGQNCIETDDGLSSVEDPTGLRQQQIFYALPNTNLIHRRGAVPQLLGTIEPGNVDYFTLVFAAKGADARERLAERPDLDAALARAREALDHAL; translated from the coding sequence GTGATTTTGGATTCATTCGCACAAAACCCATTGCGCACACGGGAAGACGCAGCCCGCTTGCTCGGCGATCTGGTGCGTCCGCTTGAGGCCTATGTCAGTCCCGGCGGCGCCCGCGTCAAACTCGGTGGCCATGGCGTGCTCTACAAGACGTCGGGCGCCGAACTCGAAGGCTTTTCCCGTCGCCTCTGGGGCCTAGTTCCTTTGGCGGAAGGTGGCGCAGCAGTCGACTGGAGTCGGATCAATGCCGGGCTGGCTGCCGGCACCGATCCAAATAACCCGGAATACTGGGGCGGCAATTTCGACAACAACGACCAGCGCTTCGTCGAAATGGCGGCGATTGCCTATGGACTGATCGCCAACCCATCTGGTTTTGCAGCCTTGCAGCCTGAGGCTAAGGAGCGCCTGCTCACCTGGCTTTCCAACATCAATGAACGCGCCATTCCGCCAAATAACTGGCACTTCTTTCGGCTGATCGTGAACAGGGCGTCGGAGGTTCATGGCCGAACGCCAAGCGCCTCCGCTGACACGGATTCGTTGGCGGCCATCGAGAGCTTCTGGCGCGGCGATGGTTGGTATTCGGACGGCAACCGTCCGCAGCTCGACTACTACGTGTCGTTCGCCCTGCACTACTATGGCCTGTTGCTATCCGCCCACCCGACACCCACGACTGCACCAATGCTGGACACCTGGCGCGAACGTGCCCGCGAATTTGCAGCCGATTTCGAACTCTGGTTCGCCCGCGATGGCGGAGCGATCCCATTTGGGCGGTCAATGAACTATCGCTTTGCCCAAGGCGCATTCTGGGGCGCGCTGGCCTATGCCGGAGTGGAGGCCCTGCCTTGGGGCCGGATCAAGAACCTGTGGTTGTCCCATCTGCGCTGGTGGCAGAACCGCCCGATCTTTGATCGCGATGGCGTTCTGTCCGTCGGCTACGGCTATCCAAACCTGATCATGGCCGAGAGCTACAATTCTGCAGCATCGCCCTATTGGGCGACTAAGGTCTTCCTGCCATTGGCACTGCCCGACGATCACCCATTCTGGCAGGCCGAGGAAATAGAAGCAGATGCTGGCACGACCCATCGCGTGCAAAAGCACCCCATGATGATCGTTACGCGCGACGATAGCCACGCCTGGGCGCTTTCCAGCGGTCAGACCAATATCGGCTTTCCCAAATGCATCGAAAAATACGCCAAGTTCGCCTATTCCTCGGCTTTCGGCTTCTCTGTAGAGAACACGGAAGTGTTGGAACAGGCATCCGTCGATTCCATGCTGGCGCTGTCCGATGACGGCCAGCACTTCCGCGTCCGCGAGCGGGTTACCGCGCAACAGACCTTCGATGACGGCCTGCTCTGCCAGTGGGAGCCCTTTGATGACGTGCGCATCACCACGTGGCTTGCTCCCCTCGGACGCTGGCATCTGAGAGCACACCGGATTGAAACCGGTCGCAAGCTGATGACCCGTGAGGGCGGCTTTGCCGTCGCCATATCGGACGAACTGGGCGGCAACTCAATTATGCCGCAGCTTGGCCAGAACTGTATCGAAACCGACGACGGTCTTAGCAGCGTCGAAGATCCTACAGGACTGCGGCAGCAGCAGATTTTTTACGCCCTGCCCAACACCAACCTGATTCACCGTCGCGGGGCCGTGCCGCAATTGCTGGGCACTATCGAACCCGGCAACGTCGACTACTTCACACTCGTCTTCGCCGCGAAAGGCGCCGATGCGCGGGAACGACTGGCAGAACGACCTGACCTTGATGCCGCCCTTGCACGAGCGCGGGAGGCATTAGACCATGCACTCTGA
- a CDS encoding FAD-dependent oxidoreductase — translation MAVEAMDRRDVAQLKADVLIIGGGASGVAAAVTAARNGLSVILLERYGFCGGGAVAGLSGTVCGLYAASDGDKPPEQVVFGFAAEFVDALAARGGLTDPVRYGKTFTRVHDPLVWRETADAILAQAGVTVIYHAVATQVLLDGGEAIAGVIAWSKQGPLDIRAAITIDASGDADVVAMAGLPNFIGDQGRVQNPTMIFRLGGVDVAQFAAAYGADTIMPPSVSALIGEANASGRFKLPRAKIWLFTTTRPNELLCNCTRITGADGRELNTLFYADFTEAEIEGRRQMREYARFFAEALPGCANAFVNDSGVQVGVRQTRQVKGVSKLANGDILSGRKFADGIARSPWPIELHSGSKPRVEWLLDDVYEIPYGCFVPTRGENLLVAGRCLSAEHEAVASARVTAQCFGYGHAIGHAATLAVREGLAPRAIDGRDLRLVLNRDGARLG, via the coding sequence ATGGCGGTTGAGGCGATGGATCGGCGCGACGTCGCGCAGCTCAAAGCTGACGTCCTGATCATTGGTGGGGGCGCCTCCGGGGTTGCTGCCGCCGTGACAGCAGCGCGCAATGGCCTCTCTGTTATTCTTCTGGAACGCTATGGGTTCTGTGGGGGCGGTGCAGTTGCTGGGTTATCCGGCACAGTGTGCGGCCTTTATGCTGCAAGCGACGGCGACAAACCTCCCGAACAGGTGGTGTTTGGCTTTGCTGCCGAGTTCGTGGATGCGCTTGCCGCGCGCGGCGGGCTGACTGATCCAGTGCGCTACGGCAAGACTTTCACCCGTGTGCATGATCCGCTGGTCTGGCGCGAAACGGCTGATGCCATATTGGCCCAGGCCGGCGTTACCGTGATTTATCACGCAGTTGCGACGCAGGTTTTGTTGGACGGCGGCGAGGCAATCGCGGGCGTTATTGCTTGGTCAAAGCAAGGGCCGCTCGACATTCGTGCCGCTATCACAATCGACGCATCGGGCGACGCAGACGTTGTCGCCATGGCTGGTTTGCCAAATTTCATTGGCGATCAGGGCAGGGTGCAGAACCCCACCATGATCTTCCGCCTTGGAGGCGTCGATGTTGCACAGTTTGCGGCTGCCTATGGTGCGGATACCATCATGCCGCCCAGTGTCAGCGCCCTGATCGGTGAAGCCAACGCCTCCGGGCGGTTCAAATTGCCTCGTGCCAAGATCTGGTTGTTCACTACGACCCGACCGAACGAGTTGTTGTGCAACTGCACCCGCATTACCGGCGCCGATGGGCGAGAGCTCAACACGTTGTTCTATGCTGATTTCACCGAGGCCGAGATCGAAGGCCGGCGTCAGATGCGCGAGTATGCGCGCTTCTTTGCCGAGGCGCTGCCGGGCTGCGCCAATGCCTTTGTCAACGACAGCGGTGTGCAAGTTGGCGTCCGCCAGACACGGCAGGTCAAAGGCGTGTCCAAACTGGCCAATGGCGACATTCTTTCTGGTCGTAAATTTGCTGATGGTATCGCGCGCTCGCCGTGGCCGATCGAACTGCACTCCGGCAGCAAGCCACGCGTCGAGTGGTTGCTCGATGATGTATATGAAATTCCCTATGGCTGCTTTGTGCCGACGCGCGGCGAAAACCTGCTGGTCGCCGGTCGCTGTCTCTCGGCCGAACATGAGGCCGTGGCCTCGGCCCGCGTGACGGCGCAGTGCTTCGGCTATGGCCACGCCATCGGTCATGCCGCAACGCTAGCCGTGCGCGAAGGTCTAGCTCCACGAGCCATTGACGGCCGCGATTTGCGCCTTGTGCTCAATCGCGATGGCGCGAGGCTCGGTTGA
- a CDS encoding enoyl-CoA hydratase/isomerase family protein has protein sequence MADAPHVLVADSAGCRLITINRPERRNALGTATMQQIGVSLAEAQSDTDIQVVVLTGTAPAFCAGSDLKELAGLSVAEMCEHEAATAAVARSIGKLDMPVIAAVEGYALGGGCILALSCDLVVSARNVRWAMPEVANGWLPPWGLEALVARVGLVAARSMTWGAFDCDGMEALRLGLADHLSEPGEALSTALAIAARLAALPPHAVSSTKTFFRSLRQDAERLDAAASLQFSRDAGSPAAQAVLARFAGRS, from the coding sequence ATGGCCGACGCACCGCACGTTCTTGTCGCCGATAGCGCCGGTTGCCGACTGATCACCATCAATCGGCCTGAGCGTCGCAATGCTCTGGGCACGGCAACCATGCAGCAGATTGGTGTGTCGTTAGCTGAGGCGCAGTCCGACACCGATATACAAGTCGTTGTCTTGACGGGCACTGCGCCCGCATTCTGCGCCGGTAGCGATCTCAAAGAATTGGCCGGGCTATCGGTCGCCGAAATGTGCGAGCATGAGGCGGCGACTGCGGCGGTTGCGCGCTCGATTGGTAAGCTTGACATGCCGGTTATCGCGGCCGTTGAAGGCTATGCTTTGGGCGGGGGCTGTATTCTGGCCCTGTCATGCGATCTCGTGGTCAGTGCTCGCAATGTGCGTTGGGCCATGCCCGAAGTTGCCAATGGCTGGCTGCCGCCGTGGGGCCTCGAAGCGCTCGTGGCGCGAGTAGGGCTTGTCGCCGCACGGAGTATGACCTGGGGTGCGTTCGACTGCGACGGGATGGAAGCACTTCGTCTCGGGCTGGCCGACCATCTGAGTGAACCTGGCGAAGCGCTGTCGACTGCGCTTGCGATTGCAGCGCGCCTCGCAGCGCTACCGCCACACGCCGTGTCCTCCACCAAGACATTTTTCCGCAGCCTGCGTCAGGATGCCGAACGGCTCGACGCTGCTGCTTCCCTTCAGTTTTCTCGCGACGCTGGTTCACCCGCTGCTCAGGCGGTGCTGGCGCGATTTGCAGGTAGATCATGA
- a CDS encoding ABC transporter permease — protein MLRFILSRLLGMILVLFATSIVLFAIIQLPAGDYLSTMLAENQGSGGSAEFADRLRELYRLDQPFVNQYAGWIWGIVHGDFGYSFELKRPVSELIASRLGNSLLVEGLAVVLMWGIAVPIGIYSAVRLYSVGDYAFTILGFLGLAIPNFLLGLLIMYFTFVTTGHLLGGLFSETYSDAPWSLAKIADFLSHAWAPIFVIATGGMAYLIRVMRANLIDELKKPYVDFARLRGLSEWRLLLKYPVRIAFNPLISTIGYILPSLISSSIIVSVVFNLPTSGPMLLRALMAQDMYLAGAFVLLMAALTIVGTFISDIILAAADPRIRLA, from the coding sequence ATGCTCCGATTCATTCTGAGCCGCTTGTTGGGCATGATCCTCGTGCTCTTTGCGACCTCAATTGTGCTCTTTGCCATCATCCAGCTTCCGGCTGGCGACTACCTCTCGACCATGCTTGCGGAGAACCAGGGTTCGGGCGGCAGCGCCGAGTTCGCCGACCGTCTCCGCGAGCTCTATCGGCTCGATCAGCCCTTCGTGAACCAATATGCGGGCTGGATCTGGGGCATTGTACACGGCGACTTTGGCTATAGCTTTGAGCTCAAGCGCCCGGTGTCTGAACTTATCGCCTCACGCCTTGGAAATTCGCTTCTGGTCGAGGGTCTGGCCGTCGTCCTGATGTGGGGCATCGCGGTGCCCATTGGGATCTACTCGGCTGTGCGCCTCTATTCGGTTGGCGACTATGCCTTCACGATCCTTGGCTTTCTCGGGCTGGCTATTCCCAACTTCCTGTTGGGCCTGCTGATCATGTATTTCACCTTCGTCACCACCGGCCATTTGCTCGGCGGCCTGTTCTCGGAAACCTATTCCGACGCGCCGTGGTCGCTGGCCAAGATCGCCGATTTCCTGTCGCACGCCTGGGCGCCAATCTTCGTCATCGCGACCGGCGGCATGGCCTATCTGATCCGCGTTATGCGGGCCAATCTGATCGATGAACTTAAAAAACCCTATGTCGATTTCGCGCGCCTGCGCGGGCTTTCGGAATGGCGGCTGCTGCTCAAATATCCCGTTCGCATCGCTTTCAATCCGCTGATCTCGACCATCGGCTATATCCTGCCGAGCCTCATATCGTCTTCGATCATTGTCTCGGTGGTGTTCAACCTGCCGACCTCGGGGCCGATGCTGCTACGCGCCCTGATGGCTCAGGACATGTATCTCGCCGGCGCCTTCGTGCTGCTGATGGCTGCTCTCACCATCGTCGGCACCTTCATTTCAGACATCATCCTTGCTGCGGCCGACCCCCGCATCCGGCTGGCTTGA
- a CDS encoding ABC transporter ATP-binding protein, whose product MLQIHTNKAALAESLALEVSNLQLSFDTDRGTVQALHDMSLRVSRGTTHCVVGESGSGKSIMARALLGLLPSAAHLSGSILYHGTNGAVPQQLVGLDQSSKTFRRLRGAEISMIFQEPMAAFSPVHSIGDHLVEMIRNTKACSRKEAEERAIAGLDEVGIPNPSRRMKSYPFELSGGQLQRAMIAVALASEPSLLVADEPTTALDVTMQAQVLDLLSKLREERDMALVFVTHDLGVVAQIADEVTVVYAGETVESGSVEEIFAAPQHPYTQGLLKAIPSLHPPAGRRHLPSVPGVVPAADRRPAGCALHPRCPIATPGLCDRIPPQLEPSQKGKGMVRCHNAGQLAFDDEPALELQREAIAPGAALLELRDLSKTYHVRSGRFGSAPIPLKALDGVSLTVRRGETYGIVGESGCGKSTLARAVLGIAAPSAGQIAFDGANATPWKKDRNANRAFWTRVRFIFQDPFGALNPRFSVFRILADPLIQSGLRDQGEIRDRVNAALCGVGLSPSAGERYPHAFSGGQRQRIVIARAMILNPELVVADEAVSALDVSVRAQVLNLLSDLKSERQLTMLFISHDLSVIRHVSDRVGVMYLGRLVEEAPAAELYVRPLHPYTETLLSAVPQADPTRGRSKGTPLARGEVPDAMNAPSGCHFHPRCPYATALCSSKTPALTQVGDRRVACHYADTLSLQGA is encoded by the coding sequence ATGCTGCAGATCCATACAAATAAAGCCGCGCTTGCCGAGAGCCTCGCGCTCGAGGTCAGCAATCTGCAACTCTCGTTCGACACCGACCGCGGTACCGTGCAGGCGCTGCATGATATGTCCCTGCGTGTATCGCGCGGAACAACGCATTGCGTGGTGGGTGAAAGTGGCAGCGGAAAGTCGATCATGGCGCGAGCACTGCTCGGCCTGTTGCCCAGCGCCGCGCATCTGAGCGGCTCTATCCTCTACCATGGCACCAACGGCGCAGTGCCCCAGCAGCTTGTTGGCCTCGATCAATCCAGCAAGACGTTCCGTCGCCTGCGTGGCGCGGAAATCTCGATGATCTTTCAGGAACCGATGGCGGCGTTCAGCCCGGTTCACTCGATTGGCGACCACTTGGTCGAAATGATCCGCAATACCAAGGCATGTTCCCGCAAGGAGGCTGAAGAGCGCGCGATTGCCGGTCTGGATGAGGTCGGCATCCCTAACCCTTCGCGACGGATGAAGAGCTACCCGTTCGAACTGTCCGGTGGCCAGTTGCAGCGCGCCATGATTGCGGTCGCCCTTGCCAGCGAACCAAGCCTGCTGGTTGCCGACGAACCGACCACCGCGCTCGATGTGACCATGCAGGCCCAGGTCCTCGACCTGCTGTCCAAGCTGCGCGAAGAACGCGACATGGCGCTGGTTTTTGTCACCCATGATCTCGGCGTCGTCGCCCAGATCGCTGACGAAGTCACGGTAGTCTATGCCGGCGAGACCGTTGAGAGCGGATCGGTCGAGGAAATCTTCGCTGCGCCGCAGCACCCCTATACCCAGGGCTTGCTCAAGGCCATTCCGAGCCTGCACCCGCCAGCAGGCCGGCGCCATCTGCCCTCGGTGCCAGGCGTCGTTCCAGCTGCTGATCGCCGGCCGGCCGGCTGTGCGCTACATCCCCGCTGTCCCATTGCCACACCGGGACTGTGCGACCGCATCCCGCCACAACTAGAACCAAGCCAAAAAGGCAAAGGCATGGTGCGGTGCCACAATGCCGGGCAACTCGCATTTGATGACGAACCGGCATTAGAGCTGCAACGCGAAGCCATCGCACCGGGCGCAGCTCTTCTGGAGCTGCGTGATCTCTCAAAGACCTATCATGTCCGCTCTGGCCGTTTCGGCAGCGCGCCAATCCCGCTGAAAGCACTTGATGGTGTCAGCCTGACGGTGCGGCGTGGCGAAACCTACGGCATCGTTGGCGAAAGCGGTTGTGGAAAGTCGACTCTGGCCCGCGCCGTCCTGGGTATAGCTGCCCCGAGTGCCGGCCAAATCGCCTTTGATGGTGCCAATGCCACGCCATGGAAGAAGGATCGCAATGCCAATCGCGCCTTCTGGACCCGCGTGCGCTTTATTTTCCAGGATCCCTTTGGCGCACTTAACCCACGCTTTTCGGTGTTCCGCATTCTAGCCGATCCCTTGATCCAGTCCGGTTTGCGCGACCAGGGCGAGATCCGCGATCGCGTCAACGCCGCCCTGTGTGGTGTGGGGCTGTCTCCATCGGCGGGCGAGCGCTATCCGCATGCCTTCTCGGGTGGTCAGCGCCAGCGCATCGTCATCGCCCGGGCGATGATCCTCAACCCGGAGCTGGTGGTTGCCGACGAAGCCGTGTCCGCCCTCGACGTGTCGGTGCGGGCGCAGGTGCTAAATCTGCTGTCAGACCTCAAATCGGAGCGACAGCTTACCATGTTGTTCATCAGCCATGACTTGAGTGTTATCCGCCATGTCTCGGACCGCGTTGGCGTTATGTATCTCGGGCGTCTCGTCGAAGAGGCACCCGCTGCCGAGCTCTACGTTAGGCCGCTGCATCCCTATACCGAGACGCTGCTTTCCGCCGTGCCGCAGGCGGACCCCACACGAGGTCGTTCCAAAGGCACACCGCTGGCACGAGGCGAAGTGCCGGACGCCATGAATGCGCCTTCGGGATGCCACTTCCACCCCCGCTGCCCATACGCCACCGCACTCTGCTCCAGCAAGACGCCAGCATTGACCCAGGTCGGTGATCGCCGCGTTGCCTGCCACTACGCAGACACACTATCGCTCCAGGGAGCATAA
- a CDS encoding ABC transporter permease, with amino-acid sequence MQNPSLGAQAVGTTAPIDDVQTRSDGPWVLMWRRFRRNRLAVLGGAIVILLYLISIFAEFVAPYSDAQLFRNYGFAPPQALSLTWVNDAGDRQWGLHVRKYESELNLDTMSRSFVAGTDDASIVPVTLFVESDPYMLAGLIPMRHHLIGPVDRAEPMFLIGSDRLGRDVLSRLIYGTRISLSIGLIGVGISLFLGILLGGLSGYLGGWWDVAIQRSIEFIRAIPTIPLFLGLAAAVPPTWSPLLVYFILTLILAIVGWTELARVVRGRFMAMRSEDFVLSARLDGGSDVGIILRHMAPSFASHIIAAATLAVPGMILAETALSFLGLGLRPPFVSWGVLMQEAQNIRSIATAPWLFASGVVTVIAILAMNFLGDGLRDAADPYK; translated from the coding sequence ATGCAAAACCCCTCACTTGGCGCACAAGCCGTGGGCACCACCGCCCCCATTGATGACGTGCAAACGCGTAGCGATGGCCCATGGGTTCTGATGTGGCGGCGCTTCCGCAGAAACCGCCTCGCCGTTCTCGGCGGAGCGATTGTAATCCTGCTCTATCTGATCTCGATATTTGCCGAGTTTGTAGCGCCCTATAGCGATGCACAGCTCTTCCGGAACTATGGGTTCGCACCACCACAGGCCCTGTCGCTGACCTGGGTCAATGACGCCGGCGATCGGCAATGGGGGCTGCATGTCCGCAAATATGAGTCCGAACTGAACCTCGACACCATGAGCCGCAGCTTTGTGGCTGGGACCGACGACGCATCCATTGTGCCGGTCACCCTGTTCGTTGAATCAGATCCTTACATGCTGGCTGGCCTGATCCCGATGCGGCACCATCTGATTGGGCCCGTCGATCGGGCAGAGCCGATGTTCCTGATCGGCTCCGATCGTCTGGGACGAGACGTGCTCTCGCGCCTGATCTATGGAACCCGCATTTCGCTAAGCATTGGCCTGATCGGCGTCGGCATCAGCCTCTTTCTCGGCATCCTGCTGGGTGGCCTATCGGGCTATCTGGGGGGCTGGTGGGACGTTGCCATCCAGCGCAGCATCGAGTTCATCCGCGCTATCCCGACCATTCCACTTTTCCTCGGACTGGCAGCGGCGGTTCCACCGACTTGGTCACCCCTGCTCGTTTACTTCATCCTGACACTGATCCTTGCCATCGTGGGGTGGACCGAACTGGCGCGTGTAGTGCGTGGCCGCTTCATGGCGATGCGTTCGGAAGATTTTGTACTCTCTGCACGATTGGATGGCGGCAGCGACGTCGGGATCATCCTGCGCCACATGGCACCGTCCTTTGCCAGCCACATCATCGCCGCCGCCACCCTCGCGGTCCCCGGCATGATCCTTGCAGAAACTGCGCTGAGCTTTCTGGGTCTTGGGCTGCGTCCACCCTTCGTGTCCTGGGGCGTGCTGATGCAGGAAGCCCAAAATATTCGCTCGATCGCCACCGCGCCTTGGCTATTTGCCTCTGGCGTCGTGACCGTGATCGCCATTCTCGCAATGAACTTTCTAGGGGACGGGCTCCGCGATGCTGCAGATCCATACAAATAA
- a CDS encoding GntR family transcriptional regulator: MTDSETRAAAPELISDTAYVAIQNLIVTGRLRPGSMISENELREELNCGRTPIREALQRLKLEGFVEIHPRRGALVTTINLRQQLELLEVRRPLEDIMVRLAARRATPDQRERMRLLANELEAAVDRDDRDKYFGINRATHEIEAEATKNAMLIKTISQVHTMSRRFWYSFITASDSFADAAGLHCKVLRAISDGDGDEAAQNAHLLLDYLERVTKDAIERALD, translated from the coding sequence ATGACGGACAGCGAAACACGGGCAGCGGCGCCTGAACTGATCTCAGACACTGCCTATGTCGCTATCCAAAACCTCATTGTGACCGGCCGCCTGCGCCCAGGCTCGATGATCTCGGAAAACGAACTCCGCGAAGAACTGAACTGCGGCCGCACCCCGATTCGCGAGGCGCTCCAACGCCTCAAACTGGAAGGGTTCGTTGAAATTCATCCACGCCGCGGCGCGCTGGTGACGACAATCAATCTTCGCCAACAGCTCGAACTGCTCGAAGTGCGCCGCCCACTCGAAGACATTATGGTGCGCCTCGCCGCACGCCGCGCCACACCCGACCAGCGCGAGAGAATGCGCCTTCTGGCCAATGAGCTGGAAGCCGCCGTGGACCGCGATGATCGAGACAAATATTTCGGCATCAACCGCGCGACGCATGAGATCGAGGCGGAAGCGACCAAAAATGCCATGCTGATCAAGACCATCAGCCAAGTGCACACCATGTCCCGTCGGTTCTGGTACTCCTTCATTACTGCCTCTGACTCTTTTGCTGACGCAGCCGGACTCCATTGCAAAGTACTGCGCGCCATCAGCGACGGAGACGGAGACGAAGCGGCCCAAAACGCCCACCTGCTGCTAGACTACCTGGAACGCGTGACCAAGGACGCAATCGAGCGCGCGCTGGACTGA
- a CDS encoding ABC transporter substrate-binding protein has product MIQKRTLASLAVLAALASPAVAADFKQAPILDELVSKGTLPAVADRLPAEPLTITPYENVGQYGGTWRSGLLKSGDAAYFMRTVAYDGLLRWNLAWDSAVPNVASEATASDDGKTFTFKLRKGMKWSDGTPFTAADVAWVVNDIIYDPGFVGSKPDTIFPQSNPAKAEVIDDQTLTIAFEKPQGLFLQQLAGVEGNFLVTYPQAYCGQYHPAHNANIDATLTDLKMGSWGEAMLSKCGQMYGTERWANAEKPSILAWIFEKAYVGGQSEVTMIRNPYYFKVDTEGNQLPYIDRLYMSVNETPDEIVLKAVAGNIDLQNRHIASLSNRAVFAENREGGKFELLPALETISASTMLSFNTTSSNPDLQAVFSNKSFRQALSLGIDRQRINDVVFFGQAQPHQIAPREADPFYDEVMATQFTDFDADAANALLDEIGLDKRDGNGTRLLADGSPLTFQVNVVDGVYADWLDTLGLVIEDWKAIGVDARMNVIERTLFVSRWVASDYDAFVWSGDGGIGSLFRPEFYVPVSTQASSFGMPYARYFADPNSEGAIEPPAEVKQQFELYRELLQTSDADRQKDLYRQILAINRDMFPVIGVTTAPDTYFVKKTNFHNVPANMPNAWPYPTPGPAAVEQFYIDEN; this is encoded by the coding sequence GTGATCCAAAAGAGAACACTCGCCAGTCTGGCTGTGCTCGCGGCGCTCGCATCGCCCGCAGTCGCCGCAGATTTCAAGCAAGCACCGATTCTAGACGAACTGGTCAGCAAGGGCACGCTGCCAGCAGTGGCCGACCGTCTGCCAGCCGAGCCGCTCACCATCACCCCATATGAGAATGTCGGACAGTATGGCGGCACATGGCGCTCCGGCCTGCTAAAGTCAGGCGATGCCGCCTATTTCATGCGCACGGTCGCCTATGATGGCCTGCTGCGCTGGAACCTGGCCTGGGACAGCGCCGTGCCGAACGTGGCAAGCGAGGCTACCGCCAGCGACGACGGCAAGACCTTCACCTTCAAGCTTCGCAAGGGCATGAAATGGTCTGACGGCACTCCATTTACGGCGGCAGACGTTGCGTGGGTGGTCAACGACATCATCTATGATCCCGGCTTTGTCGGCTCCAAGCCAGACACCATCTTTCCCCAGAGCAACCCTGCCAAGGCCGAGGTCATCGATGACCAGACCCTGACCATTGCCTTCGAGAAGCCTCAGGGCCTGTTCCTGCAACAACTGGCTGGCGTGGAAGGCAATTTCCTCGTCACTTACCCTCAAGCCTATTGCGGCCAGTATCATCCCGCGCACAACGCCAATATCGATGCCACGCTCACCGATCTGAAGATGGGTTCTTGGGGAGAGGCGATGCTGTCCAAGTGCGGCCAGATGTATGGCACTGAGCGTTGGGCCAATGCTGAAAAGCCGTCGATCCTGGCCTGGATTTTCGAGAAGGCCTATGTCGGCGGCCAGTCCGAAGTGACGATGATTCGCAACCCCTACTACTTCAAGGTCGATACCGAGGGTAACCAGCTCCCGTATATCGATCGGCTCTACATGTCGGTCAACGAAACGCCGGACGAGATCGTCCTCAAGGCCGTCGCCGGCAATATCGACCTGCAGAACCGTCACATCGCTTCGCTGTCGAACCGCGCCGTGTTTGCGGAAAACCGTGAAGGTGGCAAGTTCGAGCTCCTGCCAGCGCTTGAGACCATCAGCGCGTCCACCATGCTGTCGTTCAACACCACCAGCAGCAATCCAGACCTGCAGGCGGTATTCTCGAACAAGTCGTTCCGCCAGGCCTTGTCGTTAGGCATCGACCGCCAGCGCATCAATGATGTGGTGTTTTTTGGTCAGGCCCAACCGCACCAGATCGCGCCCCGCGAAGCCGATCCATTCTACGACGAAGTCATGGCGACCCAGTTCACCGACTTTGACGCGGACGCTGCAAACGCTCTGCTCGACGAAATCGGCCTGGATAAACGCGACGGCAATGGCACACGTCTTCTGGCCGACGGCAGCCCGCTCACCTTCCAGGTCAATGTGGTGGATGGTGTTTATGCCGACTGGCTGGATACCCTTGGCCTCGTCATTGAGGACTGGAAGGCAATCGGCGTCGACGCCCGCATGAATGTCATCGAGCGCACCCTGTTTGTCAGCCGCTGGGTTGCTTCCGACTATGACGCGTTCGTCTGGAGCGGCGATGGCGGCATTGGCTCGCTGTTCCGTCCTGAGTTCTACGTGCCGGTTTCGACCCAGGCTTCTTCGTTTGGTATGCCCTATGCGCGCTACTTTGCTGATCCAAACAGCGAAGGCGCCATCGAGCCGCCAGCCGAGGTCAAGCAGCAGTTCGAACTCTATCGCGAATTACTCCAGACCAGCGATGCGGACCGCCAGAAAGACCTTTACCGGCAGATCCTCGCGATCAACCGCGACATGTTCCCGGTTATCGGCGTGACGACCGCCCCTGACACGTACTTCGTCAAGAAGACGAACTTCCACAACGTGCCAGCCAACATGCCCAACGCCTGGCCATACCCAACCCCGGGCCCGGCTGCTGTCGAACAATTCTACATCGACGAGAACTAA